A single genomic interval of uncultured Pseudodesulfovibrio sp. harbors:
- a CDS encoding SurA N-terminal domain-containing protein, with product MLEIMRENASGWIVKVLFAIIIVVFVFAFGMSGFDAGQDPVLATVNDQIITRAEFEDSFQRAAENLRQANPNVTTAQLQDPQFKQVVLGEIINSRLLLAEAARLGISASDEEVFAAITRQSIFWNQKGEFDRNVYQMALRSIRMTPAQFEANFKNELIASKVKSMVTKAGAATPEQTRQIFDWVGEQVRIDYILTTPQDFLGQTEVTEAEVKDFYTKNEQKFMVPEQIKLRYLSFTPKDLAAYQNVSDEEIEAYYNANLDSMKQKEQVKARHILVQSKDSDPDSVKKEAKAKIERIYKKAKAGENFAELAKKYSEGPSSVGGGDLGWFGRGDMVPEFEKAAFDTKKGSVTKPLKTQFGWHIIYVEDRKEAKEKSLAEVKEQIAETISEEKASEKVSDLLDEAMDRLVSGMKLDAVADELGLLAVTSRPLAEQFLPQAFGLTPEAAKVVMNIPVGEAHNTPLAIDGGYILMEKVEDIPAAPLALEKVKDNIIKVIKSQKATALAQKAAEDILAQLTGPTAATASKKFAKQIKTSLPFDRQGNIPTLGQNPNLAAAAFKAKDGTWLSQPFNVQAGILVARLNERIPASDKTWEEQKAAWIQQASQNYEQEVLAAYMTDLRKNANIEITRPDLLN from the coding sequence ATGTTAGAGATAATGCGTGAGAACGCTTCCGGGTGGATCGTCAAGGTCCTGTTCGCCATCATCATCGTCGTCTTCGTATTCGCCTTCGGCATGAGCGGTTTCGACGCAGGTCAGGACCCCGTCCTCGCCACGGTCAACGACCAGATCATCACCCGTGCGGAATTCGAGGACTCCTTCCAGCGTGCCGCCGAGAATCTGCGTCAGGCCAACCCGAACGTCACCACGGCCCAGTTGCAGGACCCGCAATTCAAGCAGGTTGTGCTCGGCGAAATCATCAACAGCCGCCTGCTGCTGGCCGAAGCCGCCCGTCTCGGCATCTCCGCCTCTGACGAGGAAGTATTCGCCGCAATTACCCGCCAGTCGATCTTCTGGAACCAGAAAGGCGAATTCGACCGCAACGTCTACCAGATGGCGCTCCGCTCCATCCGCATGACCCCGGCACAGTTCGAGGCCAACTTCAAGAACGAACTCATCGCCAGCAAGGTCAAGTCCATGGTGACCAAGGCCGGTGCCGCCACGCCTGAACAGACCCGCCAGATTTTCGACTGGGTCGGCGAACAGGTCCGCATCGACTACATCCTGACCACCCCGCAGGACTTCCTCGGACAGACCGAGGTCACCGAAGCCGAGGTCAAGGATTTCTACACCAAGAACGAACAGAAGTTCATGGTGCCGGAGCAGATCAAACTCCGTTATCTTTCCTTCACTCCCAAGGACCTCGCCGCCTACCAGAATGTTTCCGACGAAGAGATCGAAGCATACTACAACGCCAACCTCGACTCCATGAAGCAAAAGGAACAGGTCAAGGCCCGTCACATTCTCGTGCAGTCCAAGGACAGCGATCCCGATTCCGTGAAAAAGGAAGCCAAGGCCAAGATCGAACGCATCTACAAGAAGGCCAAAGCCGGTGAAAACTTTGCCGAGCTTGCCAAGAAGTACTCCGAAGGCCCCAGTTCCGTGGGCGGCGGAGACCTCGGCTGGTTCGGCCGCGGAGACATGGTGCCGGAATTCGAAAAAGCCGCCTTTGACACAAAGAAGGGTTCGGTCACCAAGCCCCTCAAGACCCAGTTCGGCTGGCACATCATCTATGTAGAAGACCGCAAGGAAGCCAAGGAGAAATCCCTGGCCGAAGTCAAGGAACAGATCGCCGAGACCATTTCCGAAGAAAAGGCCAGCGAAAAGGTTTCCGACCTGCTCGACGAAGCCATGGACCGCCTCGTCTCGGGCATGAAGCTTGACGCCGTAGCCGATGAACTCGGCCTGCTTGCCGTCACTTCCCGTCCCCTCGCGGAACAGTTCCTGCCGCAGGCATTCGGCCTCACCCCGGAAGCCGCCAAGGTCGTCATGAACATCCCGGTGGGCGAAGCGCACAACACCCCGCTCGCCATCGACGGCGGTTACATCCTCATGGAAAAGGTCGAGGACATCCCGGCCGCACCGCTCGCGCTTGAAAAGGTCAAGGACAACATCATCAAGGTCATCAAGAGCCAGAAGGCCACTGCCCTCGCTCAGAAGGCCGCAGAGGATATCCTTGCACAGCTGACCGGTCCCACGGCTGCCACGGCTTCCAAGAAGTTCGCCAAGCAGATCAAGACCTCGCTGCCGTTCGACCGTCAGGGCAACATCCCGACGCTGGGCCAGAACCCGAACCTCGCAGCGGCCGCTTTCAAGGCCAAGGACGGCACATGGCTCTCCCAGCCCTTCAACGTACAGGCAGGCATCCTTGTCGCCCGTCTCAACGAGCGCATTCCCGCATCCGACAAGACGTGGGAAGAGCAGAAGGCCGCATGGATTCAGCAGGCAAGCCAGAACTACGAACAGGAAGTGCTCGCCGCCTACATGACCGACCTTCGCAAGAACGCCAACATCGAAATCACCCGACCCGACCTGCTCAACTAA